From a single Candidatus Equadaptatus faecalis genomic region:
- the trpS gene encoding tryptophan--tRNA ligase, which produces MSKIILTGDRPTGKLHIGHYVGSLRERVKLQNSGLYDKIFVFLADAQALTDNFDNPDKIRSNIGEVALDYLAVGLDPAKSTIFIQSQISELTELAFYYMNLVTVARVQRNPTVKAEIQLRNFEANIPVGFFTYPISQAADITAFKATTVPAGEDQKPMLEQTREIVRKFNEIYAPVLVEPDILLPSQSACLRLPGTDGKAKMSKSLGNCIYLADEADDIKQKVMSMYTDPLHLKVSDPGHLEGNTCFIYLDAFCKSEHFERYLPEYPNLDELKAHYTRGGLGDMKVKRFLNEILNEELTPIRERRKEFAKDMGEIYAMLKKGSDKARETAAETLSDVKRAMKIDYFGENTLC; this is translated from the coding sequence ATGAGCAAAATAATACTTACGGGCGACCGTCCGACAGGCAAGCTTCACATAGGACATTACGTAGGTTCCCTCAGGGAACGCGTAAAGCTTCAAAACTCCGGGCTTTACGACAAAATTTTCGTGTTCCTTGCCGACGCGCAGGCGCTGACCGACAACTTCGACAATCCGGACAAGATCCGCAGCAACATCGGCGAGGTTGCGCTTGATTATCTTGCAGTCGGTCTTGACCCTGCAAAATCGACAATTTTCATCCAGTCGCAGATTTCGGAACTTACGGAGCTTGCTTTCTATTACATGAACCTTGTGACCGTTGCCCGCGTGCAGCGCAATCCGACTGTCAAGGCTGAAATTCAGCTGAGAAATTTTGAGGCAAACATTCCCGTAGGCTTCTTTACCTACCCGATCAGTCAGGCGGCGGACATCACCGCTTTTAAGGCGACAACGGTTCCCGCCGGTGAAGACCAGAAGCCCATGCTTGAACAGACACGCGAAATCGTCCGCAAATTCAACGAAATCTACGCGCCGGTTCTTGTTGAGCCTGACATTCTGCTTCCATCGCAGTCAGCCTGTCTCAGACTTCCAGGCACCGACGGAAAAGCCAAGATGAGCAAATCTCTCGGCAACTGCATATACCTTGCGGACGAGGCTGACGACATTAAGCAGAAGGTAATGTCAATGTACACAGACCCGCTGCATCTCAAGGTTTCAGACCCAGGGCATCTTGAAGGAAACACCTGCTTCATCTATCTCGACGCTTTCTGCAAATCTGAGCACTTTGAGCGCTATCTGCCGGAATATCCGAACCTTGACGAACTCAAAGCGCACTATACGAGAGGCGGTCTCGGCGACATGAAGGTCAAACGTTTCCTCAACGAAATACTTAACGAGGAACTCACTCCGATACGCGAACGCAGAAAAGAATTTGCAAAAGACATGGGCGAAATCTACGCAATGCTCAAAAAAGGCAGCGATAAAGCCCGCGAAACAGCGGCAGAAACACTTTCGGACGTAAAACGTGCAATGAAAATTGACTACTTCGGGGAGAACACATTATGCTGA
- a CDS encoding radical SAM protein: MKKFPFFLPFAACPGRCVYCNQNKITGADKIPDAAFVRSAFAELKEPREVCFFGGSFLRFPYETVKKYLDAATEAAPQGSTIRFSTYPNDLDSEDVCLLLKKYPVSRIELGIQSLDENVLHACKRDLRPDALLKSVAGAAEKGFPLGVQLMIGLPSQTVESSLDDLKRLAEIKSSEVWDLRIYPCLVIEGTELASMLQAGTYKPLSVNEAVEWGGRLLAEAEELNFNVIRVGLQETEALAASVLGGPHHPALGELIMADAAVRRLLKTAPDGPWTEDAKNISKFTGHDNFGYRLLAERSGKSCDEVRRLLSFAAAEKKN, encoded by the coding sequence ATGAAGAAGTTTCCGTTCTTTCTGCCGTTCGCGGCATGTCCGGGACGGTGCGTGTACTGCAACCAGAACAAAATAACAGGCGCGGATAAAATTCCCGACGCCGCTTTTGTGCGTTCCGCGTTTGCAGAGCTTAAAGAACCGCGGGAGGTATGCTTCTTCGGTGGCTCTTTTCTGCGTTTTCCGTACGAAACAGTCAAAAAATATCTTGACGCGGCAACAGAAGCGGCTCCGCAGGGCAGCACTATACGATTTTCAACCTATCCCAACGACCTGGACAGCGAAGATGTATGCCTTCTGCTGAAAAAATATCCCGTCAGCCGCATTGAACTCGGCATCCAGTCGCTTGATGAAAACGTCCTGCACGCATGCAAAAGGGATCTGCGCCCCGACGCGCTGCTTAAAAGCGTCGCCGGCGCGGCTGAAAAAGGTTTTCCTCTCGGCGTACAGCTTATGATCGGTCTGCCTTCGCAGACTGTTGAAAGTTCGCTTGACGACCTGAAAAGGCTTGCCGAAATCAAAAGTTCCGAGGTATGGGATTTAAGAATATATCCCTGCCTTGTAATTGAAGGAACAGAGCTTGCTTCCATGCTGCAGGCAGGAACCTACAAGCCGCTGTCCGTGAATGAGGCTGTCGAATGGGGCGGACGCCTGCTTGCCGAAGCGGAAGAGCTCAACTTTAACGTCATTCGGGTAGGACTTCAGGAGACCGAGGCTTTGGCGGCTTCTGTTCTCGGCGGACCGCACCATCCTGCGCTCGGCGAACTGATAATGGCAGACGCGGCAGTACGCCGCCTCTTGAAAACCGCGCCGGACGGACCGTGGACGGAAGACGCAAAAAATATTTCAAAATTCACGGGGCACGACAATTTCGGTTACAGGCTTCTTGCCGAACGTTCAGGCAAAAGCTGTGACGAGGTTCGGCGTCTGCTTAGTTTTGCCGCCGCTGAGAAAAAAAATTAA
- a CDS encoding lytic transglycosylase domain-containing protein — translation MKKRKSHSGCLLFAVLLFAAFFCAYKFPSYVKEERGKLAVRWNSGCAAWKDKNYSAAENFWNPVSLKLLLLRRPAKFLYWRAEALEELGRKKEAASVRSRLLSKYPMDYYAFLLVPHAGGVNAGNKKLLLEEAENNFRMPFEEDVLAAEKKSGVDRALIWAVMKRESKFNKQAVSASGAVGLMQLMPSTAFETAQKNGMGNVDLYSPYQNILLGALQLKALLKRYDGSVISALAAYNAGPAKVSAWHKNFGKGKFWLEEIPYAETREFVRCVFENYSVYRMLLTER, via the coding sequence ATGAAGAAAAGAAAATCACATTCAGGCTGTCTGCTGTTCGCTGTATTGTTGTTTGCGGCATTTTTCTGCGCGTACAAATTTCCTTCATACGTGAAGGAAGAGCGCGGAAAACTTGCCGTGCGATGGAACAGCGGCTGTGCGGCGTGGAAAGACAAAAATTATTCCGCTGCGGAAAATTTTTGGAATCCCGTATCGCTTAAGCTGCTTCTGCTGCGGCGTCCGGCAAAATTTCTTTACTGGCGGGCTGAAGCGCTGGAGGAGCTTGGCAGAAAAAAAGAAGCTGCGTCTGTCCGCAGCAGGCTTCTGTCGAAATACCCTATGGATTACTATGCTTTTCTGCTCGTTCCGCACGCCGGAGGAGTGAACGCCGGTAACAAAAAATTGCTCCTTGAAGAGGCGGAGAACAATTTCAGAATGCCGTTTGAAGAAGATGTGCTGGCAGCGGAAAAAAAGAGCGGTGTTGACAGGGCGCTGATTTGGGCGGTAATGAAGCGGGAGAGCAAATTCAACAAACAGGCTGTCAGCGCTTCCGGTGCGGTGGGACTTATGCAGCTTATGCCGTCAACCGCCTTTGAAACGGCTCAAAAAAATGGCATGGGAAACGTTGACCTGTACAGCCCGTACCAAAATATTCTGCTTGGCGCCCTGCAGCTGAAAGCTCTGCTCAAACGGTACGACGGCAGCGTAATTTCTGCCCTTGCCGCCTATAACGCCGGTCCGGCGAAGGTCAGCGCCTGGCATAAAAATTTCGGAAAAGGAAAATTTTGGCTTGAAGAAATACCGTATGCCGAAACAAGGGAATTTGTACGCTGCGTTTTTGAAAATTATTCCGTATACAGAATGCTTTTGACAGAACGCTGA
- a CDS encoding hydroxyethylthiazole kinase: MNKTELKQRIFSAMSAKQKERPFVPSVTNYVTAGFVADCQLAAGCSAAMVTLPDEACEAAAKCSAFYINLGTILPVYEKTVPNAAEKLWVFGKPWVLDPVAAGLGETRTKLLLELKKYKPAIIRGNASEIINLARIWKLQEGSLSGGTVDSSAKTEDAAESAVLLAEYTGGAVAVSGSADYVTDGKYAVVSYGGSPLMERGTGYGCALGGIAACCLVLAEPVTAALCAVNAFNHAGRCAEKKCSGTGSFRQAFMDELYNMTAEKIAHNSFEIAECR, translated from the coding sequence GTGAACAAAACTGAATTAAAGCAGAGAATTTTTTCTGCCATGAGCGCGAAGCAGAAAGAACGCCCGTTTGTGCCGTCTGTCACCAATTACGTGACTGCCGGTTTCGTCGCCGACTGTCAGCTTGCAGCCGGCTGTTCGGCGGCAATGGTCACCCTTCCTGACGAGGCATGTGAGGCTGCCGCAAAATGTTCCGCTTTTTACATCAACCTCGGGACAATTTTGCCGGTGTATGAAAAAACTGTTCCAAACGCTGCAGAAAAACTTTGGGTGTTTGGGAAGCCGTGGGTGCTTGACCCTGTGGCGGCAGGGCTTGGAGAAACGAGAACAAAACTGCTGCTTGAATTAAAAAAATACAAACCGGCGATTATACGCGGCAACGCGTCGGAAATAATAAATCTGGCGCGGATTTGGAAGCTTCAGGAGGGCTCTCTTTCCGGCGGGACGGTAGATTCGTCCGCCAAAACCGAAGACGCCGCAGAATCTGCCGTGCTTCTTGCCGAATATACCGGAGGGGCAGTCGCTGTTTCCGGAAGTGCCGACTACGTTACGGACGGAAAATATGCTGTGGTCTCTTACGGCGGCTCGCCGCTGATGGAACGCGGAACAGGCTATGGCTGTGCGCTCGGAGGCATTGCCGCGTGCTGTCTCGTGCTTGCGGAACCCGTTACTGCCGCGCTTTGCGCAGTCAACGCTTTCAACCATGCGGGACGGTGCGCTGAGAAAAAGTGCAGCGGAACCGGAAGCTTCCGTCAGGCATTTATGGACGAACTTTACAATATGACAGCAGAAAAAATTGCACACAATTCTTTTGAAATTGCCGAATGCAGATGA
- a CDS encoding thiamine phosphate synthase, whose protein sequence is MQMKNFNLSNYLVAGPENCTFKPYGEVLAAALRSGFTCIQLRSKTASDDELLRLADETARIIAESGRRREVTFLINDRADIVLKAVASGIKVDGVHVGQSDTPPDECRKMLGADAVIGLSAPQERLDEYLENADLSCVDYLGLAPLHETETKKDLAKNNENRTIIPTLDEIKEFAEKSPLPVVIGGGVKKEDLPPLAQTALSGYFVVSAVCGAENPCAAAEELVNSWNNFRKDI, encoded by the coding sequence ATGCAGATGAAAAATTTTAACCTCTCTAATTACCTTGTAGCAGGTCCTGAAAACTGCACGTTCAAACCGTATGGCGAAGTTCTTGCCGCAGCTCTACGTTCGGGTTTTACCTGTATACAACTGCGGTCAAAAACTGCTTCGGACGATGAGCTTCTCAGACTTGCAGATGAGACGGCAAGAATTATCGCGGAATCCGGCAGACGGAGAGAAGTTACTTTTCTTATCAATGACAGGGCGGACATTGTCCTGAAAGCCGTGGCTTCAGGAATTAAAGTTGACGGTGTCCATGTAGGACAGAGCGATACTCCGCCTGACGAATGCAGGAAAATGCTCGGTGCGGACGCGGTTATAGGACTTTCCGCACCGCAGGAACGGCTTGATGAATACCTTGAAAACGCAGATCTGTCCTGCGTTGATTATTTGGGACTTGCGCCGCTGCACGAAACGGAAACAAAAAAAGATCTTGCCAAAAATAACGAAAACAGAACGATTATCCCGACGCTTGATGAAATAAAAGAGTTTGCTGAGAAATCTCCGCTGCCGGTTGTAATCGGCGGAGGCGTAAAGAAGGAAGACCTTCCGCCGCTTGCCCAAACAGCGCTGTCGGGCTATTTTGTCGTATCAGCCGTATGCGGTGCGGAAAATCCCTGCGCTGCGGCGGAAGAGCTTGTAAATAGCTGGAACAACTTTAGAAAAGATATATAA
- a CDS encoding transglycosylase SLT domain-containing protein, translated as MDIFGGKRKGLGAACALSTAFFFLLIAVLGPAFAVSISNGGVLQADAYRSTAPETAPEYRPPIFVAPVREEYSSEEYLNAETKPKTVYAEPVLKAVRYMRITPEHLSMWADKRENTVLKALSELPADQQRRIACIAAYIRGCNGRLSAETIWREACAMYFYGRQYNIAPELIAAVAKAESTFNCSSVSRHGACGVMQVMYSVHKGALAKYAIVSSRDQIFDPERGVHAGVFVLKGYVNACGSVQKGLMRYLGGHSNKYYMRVQNNVTRMRQTGERLGL; from the coding sequence ATGGATATATTCGGAGGCAAAAGAAAAGGCTTGGGCGCGGCGTGTGCGCTGTCAACAGCATTTTTTTTCCTGTTGATCGCGGTTCTTGGCCCTGCGTTTGCCGTCAGCATTTCTAACGGCGGTGTGCTTCAGGCTGATGCCTACCGCTCTACTGCACCGGAGACGGCCCCTGAGTACCGCCCGCCGATTTTTGTCGCGCCGGTGCGGGAAGAATACTCAAGTGAAGAATATTTAAATGCAGAGACGAAACCGAAGACCGTCTATGCTGAGCCTGTGCTTAAGGCTGTCAGGTACATGCGTATTACACCGGAACATCTTTCCATGTGGGCAGACAAAAGAGAAAATACGGTACTGAAAGCCCTGTCGGAACTTCCTGCCGACCAGCAGCGCCGCATAGCCTGCATAGCGGCATACATACGCGGCTGCAACGGACGGTTGTCTGCGGAAACAATATGGCGTGAGGCGTGCGCGATGTATTTTTACGGGAGACAGTACAATATAGCGCCGGAACTGATCGCCGCAGTCGCAAAAGCTGAAAGCACGTTTAATTGCAGTTCCGTAAGCCGTCACGGCGCGTGCGGAGTTATGCAGGTGATGTACTCTGTCCACAAGGGCGCTCTTGCCAAATACGCAATAGTTTCTTCAAGAGATCAGATTTTTGATCCCGAACGCGGAGTTCATGCCGGCGTCTTCGTTCTTAAAGGCTACGTTAATGCCTGCGGTTCGGTTCAGAAAGGACTTATGCGCTATCTTGGCGGACACTCAAACAAATATTACATGAGAGTTCAAAACAACGTTACAAGAATGAGGCAAACAGGGGAAAGGCTTGGTTTGTAA
- a CDS encoding alpha-hydroxy-acid oxidizing protein, whose protein sequence is MDYKEVLEKARPELGKCKGCPVCNGKACGNLVPGPGAKGSGTVSVRNYDKWREILLNMDTICPGGERDTSIELFGKKFALPVFAGPVGLVQVHYAPKYDDVSYYEVLVKSCAEAGIAAFTGDGVVASVMENGTRIIKDNGGIGVPTMKPWGIDVIKGKLDLIRKCGCFAMAMDIDGAGLPFLKGQTPPAGSKSLEELKEIIDLAGVPFIVKGIMTVKGALKAKEAGAQGIVVSNHGGRVLDGVPSTAEVLEEIAGAVKGEMKIFVDGGIRSGLDVFRALALGADAVIICRPFVNACFGADAEGIKIYIDKIAAELKDTMEMCGARSLAEITKDMVSKA, encoded by the coding sequence ATGGATTATAAAGAAGTTCTTGAGAAGGCAAGACCTGAGCTTGGCAAATGCAAGGGCTGTCCCGTGTGCAACGGAAAAGCCTGCGGAAATCTTGTGCCGGGACCCGGCGCAAAGGGAAGCGGAACTGTTTCCGTGAGAAACTACGACAAATGGCGCGAGATATTGCTCAACATGGATACGATATGCCCGGGCGGCGAGCGCGACACGTCAATCGAGCTGTTCGGAAAGAAATTTGCGCTGCCTGTTTTCGCAGGTCCCGTCGGACTTGTACAGGTGCATTACGCGCCGAAATACGATGACGTAAGCTACTACGAAGTTCTCGTAAAAAGCTGTGCTGAGGCCGGTATAGCCGCATTTACCGGAGACGGCGTGGTCGCGAGCGTCATGGAAAACGGCACGCGTATTATAAAAGACAACGGCGGAATCGGTGTTCCCACGATGAAGCCGTGGGGCATAGACGTAATCAAGGGCAAGCTTGACCTTATCCGCAAATGCGGCTGCTTCGCGATGGCAATGGATATAGACGGAGCAGGACTGCCGTTCCTGAAAGGTCAGACCCCGCCTGCGGGCTCAAAAAGCCTTGAAGAACTCAAAGAAATTATTGATCTTGCAGGAGTTCCGTTCATTGTAAAAGGAATTATGACTGTCAAAGGCGCACTGAAAGCAAAAGAAGCCGGAGCGCAGGGCATCGTTGTTTCAAATCACGGCGGACGGGTTCTGGACGGAGTGCCGTCAACGGCGGAAGTGCTTGAAGAAATTGCCGGCGCGGTGAAAGGTGAAATGAAAATCTTTGTCGACGGCGGAATAAGAAGCGGACTCGACGTATTCCGTGCACTTGCTCTCGGCGCGGACGCGGTAATTATCTGCCGCCCGTTTGTCAATGCCTGCTTCGGCGCAGACGCGGAAGGCATAAAAATCTACATTGACAAAATCGCAGCCGAACTCAAAGACACGATGGAAATGTGCGGCGCGCGCAGCCTTGCTGAAATCACGAAAGATATGGTAAGCAAAGCGTAA
- the iorA gene encoding indolepyruvate ferredoxin oxidoreductase subunit alpha, protein MTDKLYMGNEAIALGAVNAGVKIVAGYPGTPSTEVIETILRQKKPDINVQWSVNEKAAMEIAAGACYAGARSLVTMKQVGLNVAADPLMSLAYIGVKGGLVMLVADDPGPWSSQTEQDTRGFAKNANLPVYDPASPEEAYEMTREAFSLSEEFALPVFVRPTTRVCHASASIDIPDARETAKEAPCFEKRPEWCIFPALSYKKHGELEIKQKQLSDKFSESRFNTIEGNSRKGIAVSGVSYLYAKEVIKEYGLDVTLFKVGTPYPLPEKKAEEFFSKVDSVLVIEELDPIVEEGLLLINQGRVEIFGKRTGHTPCNGEFSCEIVKRAIFKYLGIEEQPETPAETPQFPVRPPVLCPGCPHRASFYAAKVAMKDEKKVVYCGDIGCYTLGNAAPLNATDTCLCMGAGITIAQGLQLAEEGIKTISFIGDSSFFASGITGIINAVYQKTKITLVVLDNHTTAMTGHQPHPGTGFTAMGEPTKALDIETLLRACGMEYVKKVNPFDFEATVEAIRGAKNFDGPAAVITEAPCVFKAPKPVSTHRVNDACIGCLKCIKEIGCPAMTPDENGKAVINEALCTSCGLCAGICPVGAIKEVSR, encoded by the coding sequence ATGACGGACAAGCTTTACATGGGAAACGAGGCAATAGCGCTCGGCGCTGTAAACGCCGGTGTTAAAATCGTTGCCGGATACCCCGGCACACCTTCCACGGAGGTAATTGAAACAATTCTCCGGCAGAAGAAACCTGACATCAACGTTCAGTGGTCGGTCAACGAAAAAGCGGCAATGGAAATCGCCGCGGGCGCCTGCTATGCCGGAGCGCGCTCGCTTGTTACGATGAAGCAGGTCGGGCTCAACGTTGCGGCAGACCCGCTTATGAGCCTTGCGTACATCGGCGTAAAAGGCGGACTTGTAATGCTTGTTGCGGATGACCCGGGTCCGTGGTCGTCTCAGACGGAGCAGGACACGCGCGGCTTCGCCAAAAACGCAAACCTTCCCGTCTATGACCCTGCCTCGCCGGAAGAAGCCTACGAAATGACAAGAGAAGCCTTTTCGCTCTCGGAAGAATTTGCGCTGCCGGTATTTGTGCGCCCTACGACGCGCGTCTGCCACGCAAGCGCGAGCATTGACATTCCCGACGCGCGGGAAACGGCGAAAGAAGCGCCCTGCTTTGAAAAACGCCCTGAATGGTGCATCTTCCCTGCGCTCTCCTACAAAAAGCACGGCGAACTTGAAATAAAACAGAAACAGCTCTCCGACAAATTCAGCGAAAGCCGCTTCAATACGATAGAGGGAAACAGCAGAAAAGGCATAGCCGTATCGGGCGTATCCTATCTCTACGCGAAAGAAGTCATAAAAGAATACGGGCTTGACGTAACGCTTTTCAAGGTTGGCACGCCCTATCCGCTGCCTGAGAAAAAAGCGGAAGAATTCTTCTCAAAGGTTGACTCCGTACTTGTAATAGAAGAGCTTGACCCGATAGTTGAGGAAGGACTGCTCCTCATAAACCAGGGACGCGTTGAAATATTCGGCAAACGCACGGGACACACACCGTGCAACGGCGAATTCAGCTGTGAAATCGTAAAACGCGCGATATTCAAATATCTCGGAATTGAAGAACAGCCCGAAACCCCTGCCGAAACTCCGCAATTCCCCGTGCGTCCACCCGTGCTCTGTCCGGGCTGCCCGCACCGCGCCTCCTTCTACGCTGCGAAAGTCGCAATGAAAGACGAGAAAAAAGTAGTGTACTGCGGAGACATAGGCTGCTACACGCTCGGCAACGCGGCTCCGCTCAACGCGACAGACACCTGCCTCTGCATGGGAGCGGGCATAACAATCGCGCAGGGACTGCAGCTTGCCGAAGAAGGAATAAAAACCATATCCTTTATCGGCGACTCATCCTTCTTTGCCTCAGGCATAACCGGAATAATCAACGCCGTATATCAGAAAACAAAAATTACGCTCGTCGTGCTTGACAACCACACGACGGCTATGACCGGACACCAGCCGCACCCGGGAACGGGCTTCACTGCAATGGGCGAGCCCACGAAAGCGCTTGACATTGAAACGCTGCTCCGTGCCTGCGGAATGGAATACGTCAAAAAAGTCAATCCGTTTGACTTTGAAGCTACGGTCGAGGCAATCCGCGGAGCGAAAAACTTTGACGGTCCGGCGGCGGTCATAACGGAAGCTCCGTGTGTATTCAAAGCGCCGAAACCTGTCAGCACGCACCGCGTAAACGACGCCTGCATAGGCTGTCTCAAATGTATAAAAGAGATAGGCTGTCCCGCAATGACGCCGGACGAAAACGGCAAAGCCGTAATCAACGAAGCGCTCTGCACAAGCTGCGGGCTCTGCGCCGGAATCTGCCCTGTCGGCGCGATAAAGGAGGTTTCACGCTGA
- a CDS encoding indolepyruvate oxidoreductase subunit beta, protein MKKSIIIVGVGGQGTLLASKILSTAAMERGLFVRTSETIGMAQRGGSVSSHVRMDAKELSPVIPQGRADLLIGFELSEAARILGKLAPEAKAVVNAEKIVPTNVALKKGVYLENEYLELLKKRVPGALLIEGTPLALKAGNARSLNVVMLGAASGAGLLPFGEDEIRAALRKSVKEKTLAVNEKAFDLGLEEGLRWRG, encoded by the coding sequence ATGAAAAAAAGCATAATAATAGTCGGGGTAGGCGGACAGGGAACCCTGCTTGCTTCAAAAATACTCTCAACAGCCGCAATGGAACGGGGACTTTTTGTCCGCACCTCTGAAACGATAGGCATGGCGCAGCGCGGAGGCTCGGTATCAAGCCACGTCCGCATGGACGCGAAAGAGCTGTCGCCGGTTATACCGCAAGGCCGCGCAGACCTTCTGATCGGGTTTGAACTCTCCGAAGCAGCCCGCATACTCGGAAAACTCGCGCCGGAAGCCAAAGCGGTTGTCAACGCCGAAAAAATAGTCCCGACAAACGTTGCGCTCAAAAAAGGCGTATATCTTGAAAACGAATATCTTGAACTGCTGAAAAAACGCGTACCCGGCGCACTGCTTATTGAAGGCACGCCGCTTGCGCTGAAAGCAGGAAACGCCCGCTCGCTCAATGTGGTAATGCTCGGGGCGGCGTCAGGCGCCGGACTTCTTCCGTTCGGCGAAGACGAAATCCGCGCCGCGCTCCGCAAATCAGTCAAAGAGAAAACGCTTGCAGTGAACGAAAAAGCCTTTGACCTCGGACTTGAAGAAGGACTTCGATGGCGTGGATAA
- a CDS encoding phenylacetate--CoA ligase, with protein MEQTIIQCLEAAKRVQKKSPMYRRIFEGIDIDKMKTKEDFESLPFTDKNDLRDAYPLKACAVPFDDVVRVHSSSGTTGMPIIMPYTRQDIEDWAQMFSRCYEIAGITKHDVVQITPGFGLWTAGLGFLNGAEHRGALSIPIGAGQTEKQLQFMQDLGTTVICCTSSYALVLAEEVDKRSLRSKISLKKGIFGSERWGDKIRERIYESLGIEFYDIYGLTEIYGPGIGIDCGEHCGMHVFDDYVYFEIIDPKTGKVLPEGEEGELVCTTFRREAQPLIRYRTHDLTRFIPGKCKCGLPYPRIDRIKGRSDDMFKVKGTNIFPAQVENVLKQIPGLGSEYRIILKNIELRDKMIVQAEMKEEQNSRQLEEQVVRLCKAVLGIIVEPQIVSMGTLPRSEKKTQRVFDERY; from the coding sequence ATGGAGCAGACGATTATTCAGTGTCTTGAAGCCGCAAAACGGGTACAGAAAAAAAGCCCGATGTACAGGCGGATTTTTGAAGGCATAGACATTGACAAAATGAAGACGAAAGAAGACTTTGAAAGTCTTCCGTTCACCGACAAAAACGACCTGCGCGACGCCTACCCGCTCAAAGCCTGCGCAGTGCCGTTTGACGACGTGGTGCGCGTGCACTCCTCGTCAGGAACTACGGGCATGCCGATAATAATGCCATACACAAGACAGGACATTGAAGACTGGGCGCAGATGTTCAGCCGTTGCTATGAAATAGCCGGAATCACAAAGCACGATGTCGTGCAGATAACCCCTGGCTTCGGACTCTGGACGGCAGGGCTCGGCTTCCTTAACGGAGCGGAACATCGCGGGGCGCTCTCTATCCCTATCGGCGCGGGACAGACCGAAAAGCAGCTTCAGTTTATGCAGGACCTCGGCACAACCGTAATCTGCTGCACCTCGTCCTATGCGCTGGTGCTTGCGGAAGAAGTTGACAAACGCAGTCTCCGCAGCAAAATCAGTCTCAAAAAAGGAATATTCGGCTCCGAACGCTGGGGCGATAAAATCCGCGAACGCATCTACGAATCACTCGGCATAGAATTCTACGACATATACGGACTCACCGAAATCTACGGGCCGGGCATAGGCATAGACTGCGGGGAACACTGCGGAATGCACGTATTTGACGACTACGTCTACTTTGAAATAATAGATCCGAAAACGGGCAAAGTGCTGCCGGAAGGCGAAGAAGGAGAACTCGTCTGCACAACCTTCAGACGCGAAGCTCAGCCGCTCATACGCTACCGCACGCACGACCTCACGCGCTTTATACCGGGCAAATGCAAATGCGGACTGCCCTATCCGAGAATAGACAGGATAAAAGGCAGAAGCGACGATATGTTCAAAGTCAAGGGAACCAACATCTTCCCGGCGCAGGTTGAAAACGTGCTGAAACAGATACCGGGGCTTGGCAGCGAATACAGGATAATACTCAAAAATATTGAGCTGCGCGACAAAATGATAGTTCAGGCGGAAATGAAAGAAGAACAGAACTCAAGGCAGCTGGAGGAACAGGTCGTCCGTCTCTGCAAAGCGGTGCTCGGAATAATCGTCGAACCGCAGATAGTGTCAATGGGAACGCTCCCGCGCAGCGAAAAGAAAACGCAGAGAGTGTTTGACGAAAGATATTAG